One region of Oncorhynchus mykiss isolate Arlee chromosome 8, USDA_OmykA_1.1, whole genome shotgun sequence genomic DNA includes:
- the LOC110530998 gene encoding spindlin-W: MSKKRGRKRSSGELSESSGLSLSSTLDPNNLLGLRIEHNWREKGNLTKWKGTVLERLTVNTSLYMVKYDGFDCVYGIELFKDERVSNLQVLTEKVVNNKIKVPHDAPELVGKAVEHLFEKEDGEKNEWRGMVLSRAPIMTNWYYITYEKDPVLYMYQLWDDYKDGDLRILPEAENKHLLPADRKPGEETESLVGKQVEYVTDKGVKRTGLVIYQVPAKPSVYYIKYDDDFHIHVYDLVKTT, from the exons ATGTCCAAGAAAAGGGGCAG AAAGCGTAGCAGCGGCGAGCTGAGTGAGAGTTCGGGTTTGTCTCTGTCGTCGACCCTAGACCCTAACAACCTGCTGGGCCTGCGGATTGAGCACAATTGGAGGGAGAAGGGCAACCTGACCAAGTGGAAAGGCACAGTGCTGGAGCGCCTCACCGTCAACACCTCCCTGTACATGGTCAAATACGACGGCTTCGACTGCGTCTATGGCATCGAGCTGTTCAAAGACGAGCGGGTGTCCAACCTGCAGGTTTTAACAGAGAAAGTTG TAAACAACAAGATCAAGGTGCCCCACGATGCGCCAGAGCTGGTGGGCAAGGCTGTGGAGCACCTGTTTGAGAAGGAGGACGGTGAGAAGAATGAGTGGAGGGGCATGGTGCTATCTCGCGCCCCCATCATGACCAACTGGTACTACATCACCTATGAGAAGGACCCTGTGCTCTACATGTACCAGCTCTGGGACGACTATAAGGACGGAGACCTCCGCATCCTCCCTGAAGCTG AGAACAAACACCTGCTGCCTGCGGACAGGAAGCCAGGCGAGGAGACAGAGAGCCTTGTGGGTAAGCAGGTGGAGTACGTCACTGATAAGGGCGTGAAGAGGACTGGGCTGGTTATCTACCAGGTTCCCGCCAAACCCTCCGTCTACTACATCAAATACGACGACGACTTCCACATCCACGTTTATGACCTTGTCAAAACCACCTAG